Proteins encoded within one genomic window of Rossellomorea vietnamensis:
- a CDS encoding DUF3934 family protein, giving the protein MSKPKKKSGTGQGTGKKGWNRWQAGANKKKSNKPYTSKGVKHGNKQED; this is encoded by the coding sequence ATGAGTAAACCTAAGAAAAAGAGCGGAACAGGCCAGGGCACCGGCAAAAAAGGCTGGAACCGGTGGCAGGCAGGCGCCAATAAGAAAAAGAGCAATAAGCCTTATACGAGTAAAGGTGTAAAACACGGAAACAAGCAGGAAGACTAA
- a CDS encoding MerR family transcriptional regulator, translating into MEYTVKKLGEIAGVSTRTIRYYDEIELLKPARINSSGYRIYGQEEVDRLQQILFYKELGVGLDEIKDILDDPAFDATLALREHRKILLNRRAQLDQLIANVDKTLGVKEGRMTMSDKEKFNGFKEKMVEENEKKYGKEVRGKYGDKSVDESNAKVMNMSEEEYEKVTGLEQEIKKMLGEAFQDGDPGSEMAQKAADLHRQWISFYWGHYSKEAHAGLSQMYVDDERFKAYYDGEQEGVAEFLRDAIHIYTGQKKEVE; encoded by the coding sequence ATGGAATATACCGTCAAGAAATTAGGGGAGATCGCTGGGGTGAGCACAAGGACCATCCGTTATTATGATGAAATTGAGCTTCTGAAGCCGGCCAGGATCAATTCGTCAGGTTACAGGATCTACGGACAGGAAGAAGTCGACCGCCTGCAGCAGATCCTCTTTTACAAAGAATTAGGTGTTGGACTGGATGAAATCAAGGATATTCTCGATGATCCCGCCTTTGACGCAACACTTGCATTACGGGAACACCGGAAAATATTACTGAACAGACGCGCTCAGCTTGATCAACTGATTGCGAATGTCGATAAAACACTAGGTGTAAAAGAAGGGAGAATGACCATGTCGGATAAAGAAAAATTTAATGGATTCAAAGAAAAAATGGTGGAAGAGAATGAGAAAAAGTATGGGAAAGAAGTGAGGGGGAAATATGGTGACAAGAGTGTGGATGAATCCAACGCGAAAGTCATGAACATGTCAGAGGAAGAGTATGAAAAGGTCACGGGACTCGAGCAGGAAATCAAAAAAATGCTGGGAGAAGCATTTCAAGACGGTGATCCTGGAAGTGAAATGGCACAGAAAGCGGCTGATCTTCACAGACAGTGGATTTCCTTCTATTGGGGTCACTACAGCAAGGAAGCCCATGCAGGACTCTCCCAGATGTACGTGGACGATGAACGATTCAAGGCCTATTATGATGGGGAACAAGAGGGAGTGGCCGAATTCCTGAGGGATGCGATCCACATTTATACCGGGCAGAAAAAAGAAGTGGAATAA
- the rluF gene encoding 23S rRNA pseudouridine(2604) synthase RluF, producing MRINKYISEAGKASRRGADKLITEGRVTINGRVAKIGDQVNPGDDVLVSGAPVRVARNNVYIALNKPVGITSTTEKGVKGNIVDLVNHPLRIFNIGRLDKDSDGLILLTNDGDIVNEILRAENQHEKEYIVTVDRPISEDFLKQMSEGVKILGTKTLPCKVEQISKYVFQITLTQGLNRQIRRMCEALGYEVYRLQRTRIMNIQLGNLPVGQWRDLSKKEKARLFQDLDYEPKEW from the coding sequence ATGCGAATTAATAAATATATCAGTGAAGCTGGGAAGGCGTCGAGACGCGGTGCCGACAAGTTGATCACGGAAGGCAGGGTCACGATCAATGGACGTGTGGCGAAGATCGGTGACCAGGTGAACCCAGGTGACGATGTGTTGGTGAGCGGAGCACCTGTAAGGGTCGCCCGGAATAATGTATATATCGCTCTGAATAAGCCTGTTGGAATAACGAGTACAACAGAAAAAGGGGTCAAGGGGAATATCGTGGATCTCGTTAATCATCCCCTGCGAATATTCAATATCGGACGCCTGGACAAGGACTCCGATGGACTGATTCTCCTGACGAACGACGGGGATATCGTCAATGAAATCCTCCGTGCGGAAAACCAGCATGAGAAAGAATACATCGTTACGGTTGACCGACCGATTTCCGAAGACTTCCTCAAGCAGATGTCAGAGGGCGTCAAGATTCTTGGAACGAAAACACTGCCATGTAAAGTGGAGCAGATTTCGAAATATGTATTTCAGATCACCCTCACCCAAGGGTTAAACCGACAGATCCGCCGCATGTGTGAAGCCCTCGGATATGAGGTATACCGATTGCAGCGTACACGGATCATGAATATACAATTAGGAAATCTCCCTGTCGGACAGTGGCGCGATCTTTCAAAAAAGGAAAAGGCGCGATTGTTTCAGGATTTGGATTACGAACCAAAAGAATGGTAA
- a CDS encoding DUF47 domain-containing protein, with protein MVFKKKDKFAILLSQIAGNLKESAHYFADYKLNNVSDLKEFSGQMKEYETKGDSFVHEVILDLNKVFITPIEREDILALAMSMDDVLDGLEHTSAMFEMYSITQADEYMLKFVEAIRQCSDEIESAVELLSTKKWIQIREHAIKIKDLESKCDGILRQSIKHLFHTEKDPIRIIQYKEIYEELEEIADYCQNVANTFETIIMKNA; from the coding sequence ATGGTTTTCAAGAAAAAGGATAAATTCGCTATTCTTCTTAGTCAAATAGCTGGTAATTTGAAAGAGAGTGCGCATTATTTTGCTGATTATAAACTGAATAATGTTAGCGACCTAAAAGAATTTTCCGGTCAGATGAAGGAATATGAAACAAAAGGGGATTCGTTTGTGCATGAAGTCATTTTGGACTTGAACAAAGTGTTCATCACACCGATTGAACGGGAAGATATCCTGGCCCTGGCTATGAGCATGGATGATGTATTGGATGGGCTCGAGCATACATCCGCCATGTTTGAAATGTATTCCATCACTCAGGCAGATGAATATATGCTGAAGTTTGTCGAAGCGATCCGTCAATGTTCCGATGAGATTGAATCGGCTGTCGAACTGCTATCCACAAAGAAATGGATCCAGATCAGAGAGCATGCCATCAAGATCAAAGATTTAGAATCAAAATGTGATGGGATTCTCCGCCAATCCATCAAGCATCTCTTCCATACAGAAAAAGATCCCATTCGTATCATTCAATACAAGGAGATCTATGAAGAGCTTGAGGAAATCGCAGACTATTGTCAAAATGTGGCCAACACGTTTGAAACCATTATTATGAAGAATGCTTAA
- a CDS encoding inorganic phosphate transporter: MDTILILTILIVVGALAFDFINGFHDTANAIATAVSTKALKPRHAIILAAVMNFAGALAFTGVAKTITKDIVDPFSLENGTIVILAALLAAITWNLVTWYYGIPSSSSHALIGAIAGAAIAAAGVSALNYKGFIKIIQALIFSPLLAFVIGFIIYSIFKVVFKNRNLAKTNRNFRSIQIATAALQSFTHGTNDAQKAMGIITMALIVNNYQTSDDIQTWVQVSCATAMGLGTSIGGWKIIKTVGGKIMKIRPVNGVAADLTGAAVIFGATAIHLPVSTTHVISSSILGVGSAHRLKGVKWGTAQRMLITWVITLPISASLAAIFFYILNLFF, translated from the coding sequence ATGGATACAATCTTAATTTTAACCATACTTATCGTTGTGGGGGCCCTTGCATTTGATTTCATCAACGGGTTCCACGATACGGCCAATGCCATCGCGACAGCTGTATCGACAAAGGCACTAAAGCCCAGGCATGCCATCATCCTGGCAGCCGTCATGAATTTCGCGGGAGCTCTCGCATTTACAGGAGTCGCCAAAACGATCACCAAGGACATCGTCGACCCCTTTTCCTTGGAGAATGGGACGATTGTCATCCTGGCAGCGCTCCTTGCCGCGATTACGTGGAATTTAGTGACGTGGTATTACGGGATACCGAGCAGTTCCTCCCATGCATTGATCGGGGCGATCGCAGGGGCTGCCATTGCGGCGGCTGGTGTCTCAGCGTTGAATTACAAAGGGTTCATTAAAATCATCCAGGCGTTGATTTTTTCACCCCTATTGGCTTTTGTCATCGGGTTCATCATCTATAGCATATTCAAGGTCGTTTTCAAAAATCGAAATTTGGCGAAAACGAACCGAAATTTCCGTTCGATTCAGATTGCAACAGCGGCACTTCAATCGTTCACCCATGGTACGAACGATGCGCAAAAAGCGATGGGAATCATCACCATGGCCTTGATCGTGAACAATTATCAAACCTCCGATGATATCCAGACGTGGGTTCAGGTTTCCTGTGCCACGGCCATGGGTCTCGGGACCTCGATCGGCGGATGGAAGATCATCAAAACCGTTGGCGGAAAGATCATGAAGATCCGACCGGTGAATGGTGTGGCAGCTGACTTGACGGGAGCAGCCGTCATTTTCGGGGCTACGGCGATTCACTTACCCGTCAGTACGACACACGTCATCTCTTCTTCCATTCTTGGAGTGGGTTCCGCTCACAGACTGAAGGGTGTGAAGTGGGGAACGGCTCAAAGAATGTTGATCACATGGGTCATCACATTGCCCATTTCGGCAAGTCTTGCCGCCATCTTCTTTTATATCCTGAATCTATTTTTCTAA
- a CDS encoding DUF2500 domain-containing protein, with the protein MNGGGDFMFQVVPIFIGIIFVIVISFILFSAVKGVSQWSQNNQSPVLNVGAKVLGKRTAVKGGGESRAYSHYYITFEVESGDRIELKVNDKNYGMLVEGDEGDLTFQGTRYLGFERSHLKAQQ; encoded by the coding sequence ATGAATGGTGGAGGAGACTTTATGTTTCAAGTGGTCCCGATCTTCATTGGGATCATCTTTGTGATCGTGATTTCGTTCATTTTGTTTTCTGCCGTAAAAGGAGTATCACAGTGGAGTCAAAATAATCAATCGCCTGTCTTGAATGTAGGGGCTAAGGTGCTGGGGAAACGGACGGCTGTGAAAGGCGGAGGAGAAAGCAGGGCTTATAGCCATTATTACATCACCTTCGAAGTGGAAAGCGGAGACAGGATCGAATTAAAAGTGAATGATAAGAATTATGGAATGCTTGTAGAAGGGGACGAAGGGGATCTGACCTTCCAGGGCACGCGTTACCTCGGTTTCGAGCGTAGTCATCTTAAAGCGCAACAATAA
- a CDS encoding response regulator: MIRIVIAEDEEWVLGTIGALLSLEEDMEIVGKARDREHALELIHDMQPDILILDIEHLLRDGPLDVPECRLLVLATFPKEGYLERVQATGAKGYLLKDSPSEELTSSIRRMMMGKQVFSSKLVEKKEPALYEIPHAPGPVKKNYFTMIMDKMKHPTG; this comes from the coding sequence ATGATTCGCATCGTGATAGCAGAGGATGAAGAATGGGTGTTAGGAACAATCGGCGCACTGCTCAGCCTTGAAGAAGACATGGAAATAGTGGGAAAGGCGAGGGACAGGGAGCATGCACTGGAACTCATCCACGACATGCAACCAGACATCCTTATCCTCGACATTGAACATCTCTTGAGGGACGGACCTCTTGACGTGCCGGAATGTCGACTGCTGGTACTCGCAACCTTCCCTAAAGAGGGATACCTGGAAAGGGTACAGGCAACCGGTGCAAAAGGTTACTTATTAAAGGATAGTCCGAGTGAAGAATTGACCTCTTCCATTCGCCGTATGATGATGGGGAAGCAAGTCTTTTCTTCCAAACTTGTGGAGAAGAAGGAACCTGCATTATACGAAATCCCCCATGCACCGGGACCGGTGAAGAAGAACTATTTCACGATGATCATGGACAAGATGAAGCATCCGACAGGGTGA
- a CDS encoding fatty acid desaturase, translating into MTNIKTLKKEVAPYEKSTTKESVWQMINTLGPFFLLWFLAYQSLSISYWLALVPIVIAAGFLTRIFIIFHDCTHFSFFKSRKANRAVGTAMGVLTLFPFDQWGHDHAVHHATSGNLDKRGTGDIWTLTIDEYIAAPLKTRLAYRFYRNPFVMFVLGPIYVFLLKNRFNRKNARKKERNNTYLVNVIIVALIALLSVTLGWQEFLLVQGSIFMVSGSIGIWLFYVQHTFEDSYFEEDKEWQYVLAAVEGSSFYKLPKVMQFLTGNIGYHHVHHLSPRVPNYKLEQAHENTEPLQNVPTISLLTSLKSLRFKLWDEENKTFVSFRGIKSSAKSSARISTEAKPEL; encoded by the coding sequence ATGACAAATATAAAAACGTTAAAAAAAGAAGTTGCCCCTTATGAGAAGTCAACAACGAAAGAAAGTGTATGGCAGATGATCAATACGCTTGGACCATTCTTTCTATTATGGTTCCTTGCTTATCAAAGTCTGTCGATATCATACTGGCTCGCCCTCGTTCCAATCGTGATCGCCGCAGGATTCTTGACGAGGATTTTCATTATCTTTCATGATTGCACCCATTTCTCTTTCTTTAAAAGTCGTAAAGCCAACCGGGCAGTCGGAACGGCCATGGGTGTACTGACACTGTTCCCGTTCGATCAGTGGGGACATGATCATGCCGTCCATCATGCGACAAGTGGGAATCTGGATAAACGGGGAACCGGTGACATTTGGACCCTTACAATCGACGAATATATAGCAGCACCTTTGAAAACACGTTTAGCGTATCGTTTCTACCGCAATCCGTTCGTTATGTTCGTTCTGGGACCGATTTATGTATTCCTATTGAAAAATCGTTTCAACCGTAAGAACGCTCGTAAGAAAGAGCGCAATAACACGTATTTAGTGAATGTCATCATCGTGGCTCTCATTGCACTGCTTTCTGTCACGCTTGGATGGCAGGAATTTCTTCTTGTGCAAGGTTCGATCTTCATGGTTTCAGGTTCGATCGGAATCTGGTTATTCTATGTACAGCATACGTTTGAAGATTCCTATTTTGAAGAAGACAAAGAATGGCAATATGTGCTGGCAGCCGTGGAGGGAAGCTCATTCTATAAGCTTCCGAAGGTCATGCAGTTCCTGACTGGAAATATCGGCTATCACCATGTCCACCACCTCAGTCCAAGGGTACCGAATTACAAGCTGGAGCAAGCTCATGAAAATACGGAGCCACTACAGAATGTACCGACGATTTCACTCTTAACGAGCTTGAAATCCCTTCGCTTCAAGTTATGGGACGAAGAAAATAAGACGTTTGTAAGCTTTAGGGGCATCAAATCCTCAGCGAAATCAAGCGCGCGCATTTCCACAGAAGCCAAACCTGAATTATAA
- a CDS encoding TRM11 family SAM-dependent methyltransferase codes for MIQWRNAKPHTELITIETKHYLYTFSWEPNEESLCALERRSLFGEASESSILESTVKVDPSRSPFIRERLEIICEGAKWEELLHHIERLDAVDGFKVVFVQNPDGDRVGFKKLRKIEKEIGMHLKGEAELVDPHIWYGVINTGERWVFGAYMKNEAIWLHHVKKPHSYSTALSTRVARAVVNIAAPETEGIKMIDPCCGIGTVLVEALSMGIDIVGSDRNPLILDGVRENIAHFGLEGEVSLRDINDVTGSYDVAVIDLPYNLCSVITDDEQLEMLKSARRFAEKVVVVTLEDVDRNVEKAGFDIVDRCEVSKGRFVRQILVCA; via the coding sequence GTGATACAATGGAGAAATGCAAAACCTCACACGGAGTTGATTACAATAGAAACGAAACACTATTTATATACGTTTTCATGGGAGCCGAACGAGGAGTCCTTATGTGCGTTGGAAAGACGCAGCCTGTTCGGAGAGGCTTCTGAATCTAGTATTCTTGAAAGTACAGTGAAGGTCGATCCAAGCAGAAGCCCTTTCATCCGGGAGAGACTGGAGATCATATGCGAAGGTGCTAAATGGGAAGAATTACTTCATCACATAGAGCGATTAGACGCAGTGGATGGATTTAAGGTCGTGTTTGTACAAAATCCTGATGGAGACAGAGTCGGCTTTAAGAAACTGCGGAAAATCGAGAAGGAAATCGGCATGCATCTGAAAGGCGAAGCAGAACTTGTCGATCCCCATATTTGGTACGGTGTCATCAACACCGGTGAACGCTGGGTGTTTGGGGCTTATATGAAAAATGAAGCGATATGGCTTCATCATGTAAAAAAGCCTCACAGCTATTCCACTGCACTGAGTACCCGTGTGGCAAGAGCCGTCGTGAACATTGCGGCGCCGGAAACCGAAGGCATCAAGATGATCGATCCATGCTGTGGAATCGGGACAGTCCTGGTAGAAGCCCTGTCCATGGGTATCGATATTGTAGGCAGTGACCGCAATCCGTTGATCCTTGACGGAGTAAGGGAGAATATCGCTCATTTTGGATTGGAAGGGGAAGTGTCATTAAGAGATATCAATGATGTAACCGGCAGCTACGATGTCGCTGTCATTGATCTACCTTATAATCTCTGCTCCGTCATAACGGATGATGAACAACTTGAAATGCTCAAGAGTGCGAGGCGATTCGCTGAAAAGGTCGTGGTCGTGACGTTGGAAGATGTGGATAGAAATGTTGAAAAAGCGGGCTTCGATATTGTCGACCGTTGTGAAGTAAGTAAAGGAAGATTTGTCAGACAGATACTAGTATGCGCGTAA
- a CDS encoding SDR family oxidoreductase translates to MGKTIFITGAGSGLAKGASLGLAKKGHRVIATTELTSQKTDLMREADEQGLNMEVFKLDITNARDREQISKYEFDVFVANAAINEGGPLGEVPMDRFRALFEVNVFATLETVQLAAQKLVKKGSGKIVFLSSMAGISATPYVGPYTATKHAIEGIAQTLKSELEEFGVKVATINPGAFETGFNKRSGEEIWKWFDDEKNFTRKEDILEQQKGLEDQFDPEDMIQKMIEIIPAENHKFRTVYPEETEKQLKQTQAERWEMEI, encoded by the coding sequence ATGGGTAAAACAATTTTTATTACTGGCGCGGGAAGCGGTCTCGCCAAGGGAGCGTCTCTTGGTCTTGCGAAGAAGGGCCACCGTGTCATTGCGACGACAGAGCTAACCTCGCAAAAGACCGACCTGATGAGAGAAGCGGATGAACAAGGATTGAATATGGAAGTATTTAAGCTTGATATAACGAACGCAAGGGACCGCGAGCAAATATCGAAGTATGAGTTCGATGTCTTTGTAGCCAATGCGGCCATCAATGAGGGAGGACCACTCGGGGAAGTGCCGATGGACCGGTTTCGTGCACTGTTTGAAGTGAATGTGTTCGCCACCCTGGAAACGGTTCAGCTGGCGGCCCAAAAGCTCGTGAAGAAAGGAAGCGGGAAAATTGTGTTCTTGAGTTCGATGGCCGGTATCTCAGCAACGCCTTATGTTGGTCCGTATACGGCAACCAAACACGCGATTGAAGGGATTGCCCAAACCTTGAAGTCCGAGCTTGAAGAATTTGGAGTGAAAGTTGCCACCATCAATCCAGGGGCCTTCGAAACCGGATTCAATAAGCGGAGCGGGGAAGAAATTTGGAAATGGTTCGATGACGAGAAGAACTTCACCCGCAAAGAAGATATTCTGGAACAGCAGAAAGGGCTGGAAGATCAGTTCGATCCTGAAGATATGATTCAAAAGATGATTGAAATCATCCCTGCTGAAAACCATAAATTCCGTACTGTTTATCCGGAAGAAACGGAAAAACAGTTGAAACAGACACAAGCAGAGCGCTGGGAAATGGAAATCTGA
- a CDS encoding 5'-methylthioadenosine/S-adenosylhomocysteine nucleosidase, translating to MKKKIASLAAVSVLGLSLFTGCSSTKQTEAKEKKEEQPILIQGPMPIEAEKFAGKLKNVKEETSGSFVFYKGTVDDYPVIVAKTGKGMENTAAATAVAIEKYDPIAIINQGTSGGHDPALNVFDIVLGERTVNLGSLKTGNMADEEGIEPTAWKPMDLMASEGSAGEDPNAEKIRYYDGDESLLAAADAVKDTYKKGKVVEGTIGSADVWNNEVDRIQWFHDKYGTSVEEMEGAAAAQIAGAYDVPFLGIRVLSNNKTNGGAYNPDTAAANQGYVYEVVKEYIREME from the coding sequence ATGAAAAAGAAAATCGCATCACTCGCAGCAGTATCTGTACTAGGTTTATCCTTATTTACGGGATGCAGCTCAACGAAACAAACGGAAGCGAAAGAAAAAAAGGAAGAGCAGCCGATTCTGATTCAGGGGCCGATGCCCATTGAAGCTGAAAAATTCGCTGGAAAACTTAAGAATGTAAAGGAAGAAACATCCGGCTCATTCGTTTTTTATAAAGGAACGGTGGACGATTACCCGGTCATCGTTGCCAAGACGGGTAAAGGAATGGAAAATACGGCAGCGGCTACGGCTGTCGCCATTGAAAAATATGATCCCATCGCCATCATCAATCAAGGGACTTCAGGCGGTCATGATCCGGCATTGAACGTGTTTGATATCGTACTCGGGGAAAGAACTGTCAATCTTGGTTCATTAAAAACGGGGAACATGGCAGATGAAGAAGGAATCGAACCTACTGCCTGGAAGCCGATGGACCTGATGGCATCTGAAGGAAGTGCCGGGGAAGACCCTAATGCAGAAAAAATCCGTTATTACGATGGGGACGAGTCACTGCTTGCAGCGGCTGATGCCGTTAAAGATACATATAAAAAAGGCAAGGTCGTCGAAGGAACAATCGGCTCTGCTGACGTATGGAATAACGAAGTGGACCGCATACAATGGTTCCATGACAAATACGGTACATCCGTAGAGGAAATGGAAGGGGCAGCAGCGGCACAAATCGCCGGAGCATATGATGTACCTTTCCTTGGAATCCGTGTACTGTCAAATAACAAAACGAACGGCGGAGCGTACAATCCCGACACAGCAGCTGCGAACCAGGGGTATGTGTATGAAGTCGTGAAAGAGTATATTAGAGAGATGGAGTAA
- a CDS encoding Gfo/Idh/MocA family protein has product MKIGLIGLGDIAKKAYLPVLSEKEGIELVLCTRNAKTLHALGDKYRVEKRVQTVEELIAANIDAAFVSTATEAHYEISEKLLEHGIHVYIDKPISLNFRETERIVQLTKENGKIAMVGLNRRFIPKVKELKEHGKPSFLLMQKNRFAAPDKARRFVVEDFIHVVDTLRFLMDSTVKDVKVQSFKKGDLLHHLVIQLIGEDCTAVGIMNRDGGVTEEIIEYSAGHHKYVVDSLVETTHYHNKEKSVSSFGDWEPTLYKRGFYDLVDHFLACVEKGQEPDPSIEDSLITHEICERIVGMID; this is encoded by the coding sequence ATGAAAATCGGTCTTATCGGATTAGGGGATATCGCAAAGAAAGCTTATCTTCCTGTCCTATCTGAAAAAGAAGGCATTGAATTGGTCCTTTGCACAAGAAATGCCAAGACGTTACATGCACTTGGAGATAAATATCGAGTGGAGAAAAGGGTTCAGACGGTTGAAGAACTGATAGCAGCAAACATCGATGCTGCCTTCGTCAGTACTGCCACTGAAGCCCACTACGAAATATCGGAAAAGCTCCTTGAGCACGGCATTCATGTATACATAGACAAACCGATCTCCCTCAACTTCAGGGAAACCGAACGAATCGTTCAACTTACAAAAGAGAACGGGAAGATTGCCATGGTTGGATTGAACCGACGCTTCATTCCAAAGGTAAAGGAACTGAAAGAGCACGGAAAACCGAGCTTCTTGTTGATGCAGAAAAATAGGTTTGCTGCACCGGACAAGGCAAGAAGATTTGTTGTCGAAGATTTCATTCATGTAGTAGACACTCTCCGCTTCCTGATGGATTCAACTGTAAAAGATGTAAAGGTCCAATCCTTTAAAAAAGGAGATCTCCTTCACCACCTCGTCATACAGCTCATCGGTGAGGACTGTACGGCAGTCGGCATCATGAATCGTGACGGAGGCGTGACGGAAGAAATCATTGAATACTCTGCCGGACATCATAAGTACGTCGTCGACAGTCTTGTAGAAACGACTCACTACCATAACAAAGAAAAGAGTGTTTCCTCCTTTGGTGACTGGGAGCCGACACTGTATAAACGGGGATTCTACGATCTGGTCGATCACTTCCTCGCCTGTGTGGAAAAAGGGCAGGAACCGGACCCTTCCATCGAGGATTCTTTGATCACCCATGAGATTTGTGAAAGAATTGTGGGAATGATCGACTAA
- the mmuM gene encoding homocysteine S-methyltransferase translates to MSKQLKLNPIEEILQTHSLMILDGALATELESHGCDLNDPLWSARVLLEEPEAIEKVHADYFRVGADCAITASYQASVDGFLKRGIEKTEALELIKKTVTLARQARDDFWKEKKVNWDRPKPIVAGSVGPYGAYLADGSEYVGDYGVSDQLLADFHYPRIKALVEAGADVLAFETIPSLQEAKVLASLLKEFPETWAWLSFSLKDGETISDGTGIEECARVFNDHEQIAAIGVNCTPIPAAKFAMNVLNKHTDKPIIVYPNSGETYDAETKTWNGEEACCEFDEDSVVLYEAGARIIGGCCRTHPGDIEALAKRWR, encoded by the coding sequence ATGTCGAAGCAACTGAAGCTGAATCCCATTGAGGAGATTTTACAAACACATTCCCTGATGATTTTGGATGGAGCATTAGCCACAGAGCTGGAATCCCATGGCTGTGATTTAAATGATCCCCTTTGGTCAGCCCGTGTACTCCTTGAAGAACCGGAAGCGATTGAGAAGGTTCATGCTGATTATTTCCGTGTGGGAGCCGATTGTGCGATTACAGCCAGCTACCAGGCATCGGTGGATGGTTTTCTGAAGCGTGGAATAGAGAAAACGGAAGCGCTGGAATTAATCAAGAAAACAGTTACTCTTGCCAGACAGGCTCGGGATGACTTTTGGAAGGAAAAGAAGGTGAATTGGGATCGTCCGAAACCAATCGTCGCCGGTTCTGTAGGACCTTACGGGGCATACCTTGCTGACGGCTCTGAATATGTAGGGGACTATGGTGTAAGTGATCAACTTTTAGCAGATTTCCATTATCCGAGAATCAAGGCATTAGTGGAGGCGGGTGCTGATGTGCTGGCATTCGAAACCATCCCATCTTTGCAGGAAGCAAAAGTACTCGCTTCGCTTTTAAAAGAATTTCCGGAAACTTGGGCATGGCTGTCTTTTTCATTAAAGGATGGAGAGACGATAAGTGATGGAACGGGGATTGAAGAGTGCGCGCGGGTGTTCAATGATCATGAACAAATCGCTGCGATTGGTGTGAATTGTACACCGATTCCTGCGGCTAAGTTTGCGATGAACGTACTAAACAAGCATACTGATAAGCCAATCATTGTGTACCCGAACTCAGGTGAAACGTACGATGCTGAGACTAAAACGTGGAATGGGGAGGAAGCATGTTGTGAGTTTGATGAAGATTCAGTAGTTTTGTATGAAGCAGGAGCCCGTATCATTGGTGGTTGCTGCCGTACACATCCGGGGGATATTGAGGCGTTGGCGAAGAGGTGGAGGTAA